The following coding sequences lie in one Micromonospora sp. R77 genomic window:
- a CDS encoding NAD-glutamate dehydrogenase — protein MDRRPAIKPGPDLRQADTGRDDSFDSATDGDGYGHLDTGVTGVTGSSIDTLYDLGLPAPALGDDVEDTELDEPVPNAERLVAQAVALAGDDHDAATLVDRFWRFAPDEELIGFTAEEMLDAARAHRDLAQQRVPGELKLRIHEPHADQHHTVVEIVTDDMPFLVDSVTALLNAHHLDVHLLVHPLVVVRREPLGRLTEVSADVEPDDAIAGDLVESWMRVEIDPVRDPAEREKLRRELQRVLTDVREAVEDWPKMRQRALALADELAAARTSDSRPPVPEKDITDSVELLRWLAHDHFTFLGYREYRLVDTDGADGGQALEAVLGTGLGILRSDSPEARSLNSMTPEAHERVLEKRLLIITKANSRATVHRSAYLDYIGFKIFNEAGEVVGERRFLGLFSTAAYRTSVQELPVVRRKVAEVLDRSGLSLRSHSGKDLLQILETYPRDELFQIKTDDLYHAVIGVLRMAGRRQLRVFLRRDAYGRFISCLIYLPRDRFTTQNRLRMQDILLRELNGVGVDYTTRVTESMLARVHFIVRTDPTNPPGDIDADLLAEELADATRLWDDDYRLVLERKLGDEQAKHLFSRYADAFPEGYKDGHTPYEAMKDLAKLELLEEPGQLEMHLFRKQLAPRTGRAGEADVDETMDVRFKVYRYGEPMMLSAVLPVLHSLGVRVVDEHPYEVDRIDGQVFLYDFGLRLPEGHQELAEVRPHVENAFAAAWRGEAEVDGFNELVLRAGLTWRQAVVLRAYAKYLRQTGTVFSQEYMEQTFIAYPRIAGLLVELFEARFAPGPETLDERRQRSGELVAAIGEALDDVASLDQDRILRSYLTLIQATLRTSFYQKPVGGRPKSFVAFKLDPQAIPELPAPRPKFEIFVYSPRFEGVHLRFGPVARGGLRWSDRREDFRTEVLGLVKAQMVKNAVIVPVGAKGGFVLKQKPGDRDEAVACYKEFVGALLDVTDNIVGGRIVPPDDVVRHDADDPYLVVAADKGTATFSDIANEISAAHCFWLGDAFASGGSAGYDHKRMGITARGAWESVKRHFREMGHDTQTQDFTVVGVGDMSGDVFGNGMLLSEHIRLVAAFDHRHIFLDPDPDAATSYAERKRLFDLPRSSWEDYDPELISAGGGIFPRTAKSIPLTPQVRAAIGLDDDVTQLSPQELMKAILTAPVDLFWNGGIGTYVKASTQTNAEVGDKSNDAIRVDGKSLRCRVVGEGGNLGCTQLGRIEYALTGGRIYTDFIDNAAGVDCSDHEVNIKILLNTAVADGALDVPQRDELLAQMTDEVAELVLRDNYDQARAINNAQAQAASLLPVHRRMINELERAGQLDRALEALPPDEELAVRTESGLTAPEFAVLLAYVKIVLEREIVGEGLADEEWTTDILVNYFPTPLRERFADRMGQHRLRRDIVTTVLVNEVINRGGISFVFRVVEETAASAADVLRAYVVVSEVFGLRDLWDAVEALDNRVSPELQTNVYLDTRRLLDRAVRWLVTNRRSPIDVPAEISRLRDGVARLLPGLENLFYGSEREAIVAHIDSMTGKGLPRELAEQATRLMYSFGLLDVVETAQATGRDVNEVAGVYFVLSDRFRVDSLLSKISLLPREDRWQTLARMALRYDLYAALAALTAEVLDSTADSLPPHERVQEWEQANATSIHRAHRAMGEFDESRADLAALSVLLRQIRTLVRTSAAA, from the coding sequence ATGGACCGGCGTCCGGCGATCAAACCGGGACCCGACCTCCGGCAGGCTGACACCGGCCGGGACGACAGCTTCGATTCGGCGACCGACGGAGATGGCTACGGGCATCTCGACACAGGAGTGACCGGGGTGACCGGTTCGAGTATCGACACCCTCTACGACCTCGGTCTGCCGGCACCGGCGCTGGGCGACGACGTGGAGGACACCGAACTCGACGAGCCGGTGCCCAACGCGGAGCGCCTGGTGGCCCAGGCCGTCGCGCTGGCCGGTGACGACCACGACGCGGCGACCCTGGTGGACCGGTTCTGGCGGTTCGCGCCGGACGAGGAGCTGATCGGCTTCACCGCCGAGGAGATGCTCGACGCGGCCCGGGCGCACCGTGACCTGGCCCAGCAGCGGGTACCGGGCGAGCTGAAGCTGCGGATCCACGAACCGCACGCCGACCAGCACCACACGGTCGTCGAGATCGTCACCGACGACATGCCGTTCCTGGTCGACTCGGTGACCGCGCTGCTCAACGCGCACCACCTCGACGTACACCTGCTGGTGCACCCGCTGGTGGTGGTCCGCCGGGAGCCGCTGGGCCGGCTGACCGAGGTCTCCGCCGACGTCGAGCCGGACGACGCGATCGCCGGTGACCTGGTCGAGAGCTGGATGCGGGTCGAGATCGACCCGGTCCGGGACCCGGCCGAGCGGGAGAAGCTGCGCCGCGAGCTGCAGCGGGTGCTCACCGACGTCCGGGAGGCCGTGGAGGACTGGCCGAAGATGCGCCAGCGGGCCCTGGCGCTCGCCGACGAGTTGGCCGCCGCCCGCACCTCCGACAGCCGTCCGCCGGTGCCGGAGAAGGACATCACCGACTCGGTCGAGCTGCTGCGCTGGCTGGCGCACGACCACTTCACCTTCCTCGGCTACCGCGAATACCGGCTGGTCGACACCGACGGGGCCGACGGCGGCCAGGCGTTGGAGGCGGTGCTCGGCACCGGGCTGGGCATCCTGCGCTCCGACTCGCCGGAGGCGCGGTCGCTGAACTCGATGACGCCGGAGGCGCACGAGCGGGTGCTGGAGAAGCGCCTGCTCATCATCACCAAGGCGAACTCCCGGGCCACCGTGCACCGGTCGGCCTACCTGGACTACATCGGCTTCAAGATCTTCAACGAGGCCGGCGAGGTGGTCGGCGAGCGGCGGTTCCTGGGCCTGTTCTCCACCGCGGCGTACCGGACCAGCGTGCAGGAGCTGCCGGTGGTCCGGCGGAAGGTCGCCGAGGTGCTGGACCGCTCGGGCCTGAGCCTGCGCAGCCACTCCGGCAAGGACCTGCTCCAGATCCTGGAGACCTACCCGCGCGACGAGCTGTTCCAGATCAAGACCGACGACCTCTACCACGCGGTGATCGGCGTGCTGCGGATGGCGGGTCGCCGGCAGCTGCGGGTGTTCCTGCGCCGGGACGCGTACGGGCGGTTCATCTCCTGCCTGATCTATCTGCCCCGGGACCGGTTCACCACCCAGAACCGGCTGCGCATGCAGGACATCCTGCTGCGCGAGCTGAACGGGGTCGGGGTCGACTACACCACCCGGGTCACCGAGTCGATGCTCGCCCGGGTGCACTTCATCGTCCGGACCGACCCGACCAACCCGCCCGGCGACATCGACGCCGACCTGCTGGCCGAGGAGCTGGCGGACGCCACCCGGCTGTGGGACGACGACTACCGGCTGGTGCTGGAGCGCAAGCTCGGCGACGAGCAGGCCAAGCACCTGTTCAGCCGGTACGCCGACGCCTTCCCGGAGGGCTACAAGGACGGGCACACGCCGTACGAGGCGATGAAGGACCTGGCCAAGCTGGAGCTGCTGGAGGAGCCCGGCCAGCTCGAGATGCACCTGTTCCGCAAGCAGCTGGCGCCCCGGACCGGGCGGGCCGGCGAGGCGGACGTCGACGAGACGATGGACGTCCGGTTCAAGGTCTACCGGTACGGCGAGCCGATGATGCTCTCCGCCGTGCTGCCGGTGCTGCACTCCCTCGGCGTCCGGGTGGTGGACGAGCACCCGTACGAGGTGGACCGGATCGACGGCCAGGTCTTCCTGTACGACTTCGGGCTGCGCCTGCCCGAGGGGCACCAGGAGCTGGCCGAGGTACGCCCGCACGTGGAGAACGCGTTCGCGGCGGCGTGGCGCGGCGAGGCCGAGGTGGACGGCTTCAACGAGCTGGTGCTGCGCGCCGGGCTGACCTGGCGGCAGGCGGTGGTGCTGCGGGCGTACGCCAAGTACCTGCGTCAGACCGGCACGGTCTTCTCGCAGGAGTACATGGAGCAGACCTTCATCGCGTACCCGCGGATCGCCGGGCTGCTGGTGGAGCTCTTCGAGGCCCGGTTCGCGCCCGGCCCGGAGACGCTCGACGAGCGCCGGCAGCGCAGCGGCGAGCTGGTCGCCGCGATCGGCGAGGCACTGGACGACGTGGCCAGTCTCGACCAGGACCGGATCCTGCGGTCGTACCTGACGCTGATCCAGGCCACCCTGCGGACCAGCTTCTACCAGAAGCCGGTGGGCGGGCGACCGAAGTCGTTCGTGGCGTTCAAACTGGACCCGCAGGCGATCCCGGAGCTGCCGGCGCCGCGCCCCAAGTTCGAGATCTTCGTCTACTCGCCCCGGTTCGAGGGTGTGCACCTGCGGTTCGGGCCGGTGGCCCGGGGCGGGCTGCGCTGGTCCGACCGGCGGGAGGACTTCCGTACCGAGGTGCTCGGCCTGGTCAAGGCGCAGATGGTGAAGAACGCCGTGATCGTGCCGGTGGGCGCCAAGGGCGGCTTCGTGCTCAAGCAGAAGCCGGGCGACCGGGACGAGGCGGTGGCCTGCTACAAGGAGTTCGTCGGCGCGCTGCTCGACGTCACCGACAACATCGTCGGCGGCCGGATCGTCCCGCCGGACGACGTGGTCCGGCACGACGCGGACGACCCGTACCTGGTGGTGGCGGCGGACAAGGGCACCGCGACGTTCTCCGACATCGCCAACGAGATCTCCGCCGCGCACTGCTTCTGGCTGGGCGACGCGTTCGCCTCCGGCGGCTCGGCCGGGTACGACCACAAGCGGATGGGCATCACCGCCCGGGGTGCGTGGGAGTCGGTGAAGCGGCACTTCCGGGAGATGGGGCACGACACCCAGACCCAGGACTTCACCGTGGTCGGCGTCGGTGACATGTCCGGCGACGTGTTCGGCAACGGGATGCTGCTGTCGGAGCACATCCGGTTGGTGGCGGCCTTCGACCACCGGCACATCTTCCTGGACCCGGACCCGGACGCGGCCACCTCGTACGCCGAGCGGAAGCGGCTGTTCGACCTGCCCCGCTCGTCCTGGGAGGACTACGACCCGGAGCTGATCTCGGCCGGCGGCGGCATCTTCCCGCGTACCGCGAAGTCCATTCCGCTCACCCCGCAGGTCCGGGCGGCGATCGGGCTGGACGACGACGTCACGCAGCTCTCGCCGCAGGAGCTGATGAAGGCGATCCTGACCGCACCGGTGGACCTGTTCTGGAACGGCGGCATCGGCACCTACGTGAAGGCGTCGACGCAGACCAACGCCGAGGTGGGGGACAAGTCCAACGACGCGATCCGGGTGGACGGCAAGAGCCTGCGCTGCCGGGTGGTCGGCGAGGGCGGCAACCTGGGCTGCACCCAGCTCGGCCGGATCGAGTACGCGTTGACCGGCGGCCGGATCTACACCGACTTCATCGACAACGCGGCCGGGGTGGACTGCTCCGACCACGAGGTGAACATCAAGATCCTGCTGAACACGGCGGTCGCCGACGGGGCGCTGGACGTGCCGCAGCGGGACGAGTTGCTGGCGCAGATGACCGACGAGGTCGCCGAGCTGGTGCTGCGGGACAACTACGACCAGGCCCGGGCGATCAACAACGCCCAGGCGCAGGCCGCCTCGCTGCTCCCGGTGCACCGCCGGATGATCAACGAGCTGGAGCGGGCCGGCCAGCTCGACCGGGCGCTGGAGGCGCTGCCGCCGGACGAGGAACTGGCGGTCCGGACCGAGTCCGGACTGACCGCGCCCGAGTTCGCGGTGCTGCTGGCGTACGTCAAGATCGTGCTGGAGCGGGAGATCGTGGGCGAGGGGCTGGCCGACGAGGAGTGGACGACCGACATCCTGGTCAACTACTTCCCGACGCCGCTGCGCGAGCGCTTCGCCGACCGGATGGGCCAGCACCGGCTGCGCCGGGACATCGTCACCACCGTGCTGGTCAACGAGGTGATCAACCGGGGCGGCATCTCGTTCGTCTTCCGGGTGGTCGAGGAGACGGCCGCCTCGGCGGCGGACGTGCTGCGCGCCTACGTGGTGGTCAGCGAGGTGTTCGGGCTGCGGGACCTCTGGGACGCGGTCGAGGCGCTGGACAACCGGGTCTCGCCGGAGTTGCAGACGAACGTCTACCTGGACACCCGGCGGCTGCTCGACCGCGCGGTGCGCTGGCTGGTGACCAACCGGCGATCGCCGATCGACGTCCCGGCGGAGATCAGCCGGCTGCGGGACGGGGTCGCCCGCCTGCTGCCCGGTCTGGAGAACCTCTTCTACGGCAGCGAGCGGGAGGCGATCGTCGCCCACATCGACTCGATGACCGGGAAGGGGCTGCCGCGCGAGCTGGCCGAGCAGGCGACCCGCCTGATGTACAGCTTCGGGCTGCTCGACGTGGTGGAGACCGCCCAGGCCACCGGCCGGGACGTCAACGAGGTGGCCGGGGTCTACTTCGTGCTGTCGGACCGGTTCCGGGTGGACTCGCTGCTGTCGAAGATCTCCCTGCTGCCGCGGGAGGACCGCTGGCAGACGCTGGCCCGGATGGCGCTGCGCTACGACCTCTACGCCGCGCTGGCCGCGCTCACCGCGGAGGTCCTGGACTCCACGGCGGACAGCCTGCCGCCGCACGAGCGGGTGCAGGAGTGGGAGCAGGCGAACGCCACCTCGATCCACCGGGCGCACCGGGCGATGGGGGAGTTCGACGAGTCCCGGGCCGACCTGGCCGCCCTGTCGGTGCTGCTGCGGCAGATCCGTACCCTGGTGCGGACCTCCGCCGCGGCCTGA
- a CDS encoding penicillin-binding transpeptidase domain-containing protein, which yields MPLSYPVRGRSPRSRRALAALAATALAAGAVTGCSGEDGPDSTADAFLTGWRSGDLQAVGFVDPTGARVPAADVTKEIKALSGELAATPPQLTRRGDAKVTADIATTPVEVAWTLPGGTRWAYERPVRLKRGKDDQWQVIWEPQIVQEKLEAGDRLALRRQPGTRAAILDAAGAPVVAPRPVVRVGVQPGEVTDVKALSRQLGAAFAAIKPALTPPVDLSDLPKRLSEAEPGAFVEVVTLREEAYRQIKSRIYDLPGTKFQADKLDLAPTREFARALLGSVDPAQADDLAAHPDRYVAGDLVGHGGLQGRYDDRLRGAPGLTVVTEHPKPGEPGTATGTEVFRVEPRPGQPLKTTLDVATQNAADAALRGEKRRSALVAVRVGDGAVLAAANGPGPAGENLAFTAQVPPGSTFKMVSALGLLDRGAVTADATVPCPKTFVVDGRSFKNSDDFVLGPVPFRTDFAKSCNTAFASLAPKLGPDGLVTTGRTLGLESTWDLGADVFTGKVSTGGSATEQAAAAIGQGTTVVSPLAMAGATAAVARGHWEQPKLVLDPAPQQPAAAGPQLRPESVTALKTMMREVVTAGTGSALKDVPGQPVYGKTGTAEYDNNPAHTHAWFVGWQGDVVFAVFVEQGGSSTTSAVPIAERFLRALPPR from the coding sequence ATGCCCCTGTCGTACCCCGTTCGTGGCCGCTCACCCCGCTCCCGCCGGGCGCTCGCGGCGCTGGCCGCCACCGCGCTGGCCGCCGGTGCGGTGACCGGGTGTTCCGGGGAGGACGGACCGGACAGCACCGCCGACGCCTTCCTGACCGGCTGGCGCTCCGGCGACCTCCAGGCGGTCGGCTTCGTCGACCCGACCGGGGCCCGGGTGCCGGCCGCCGACGTGACGAAGGAGATCAAGGCCCTCTCCGGTGAGCTCGCGGCCACCCCACCGCAGCTGACCCGCCGGGGTGACGCGAAGGTCACCGCGGACATCGCGACCACCCCGGTCGAGGTCGCCTGGACGCTACCCGGCGGGACCCGCTGGGCGTACGAGCGGCCGGTGCGGCTCAAGCGCGGCAAGGACGACCAGTGGCAGGTGATCTGGGAGCCGCAGATCGTCCAGGAGAAGCTGGAGGCCGGCGACCGGCTGGCCCTGCGCCGGCAACCCGGCACCCGGGCCGCGATCCTCGACGCCGCCGGTGCCCCGGTCGTCGCGCCCCGCCCGGTGGTCCGGGTCGGCGTGCAGCCCGGCGAGGTCACCGACGTCAAGGCCCTGAGCCGGCAACTGGGTGCCGCGTTCGCCGCGATCAAACCCGCGCTCACCCCGCCGGTCGACCTGTCCGACCTGCCGAAACGTCTCAGCGAGGCCGAGCCGGGCGCCTTCGTCGAAGTGGTGACGCTGCGCGAGGAGGCGTACCGGCAGATCAAGTCGCGGATCTACGACCTGCCGGGCACCAAGTTCCAGGCCGACAAGCTGGACCTCGCACCGACCCGGGAGTTCGCCCGGGCGCTGCTCGGCTCCGTCGATCCCGCCCAGGCCGACGACCTGGCGGCCCACCCCGACCGCTACGTCGCCGGTGACCTGGTCGGCCACGGCGGCCTCCAGGGTCGCTACGACGACCGGCTGCGCGGGGCCCCGGGGCTCACCGTGGTCACCGAACACCCCAAGCCCGGCGAGCCGGGCACGGCGACCGGCACCGAGGTGTTCCGCGTCGAGCCCCGGCCCGGCCAGCCGCTGAAGACCACCCTCGACGTGGCCACCCAGAACGCCGCCGACGCGGCGCTGCGCGGGGAGAAGCGCCGCTCCGCCCTGGTGGCGGTCCGGGTGGGCGACGGCGCCGTGCTGGCCGCCGCGAACGGTCCCGGCCCGGCCGGGGAGAACCTGGCCTTCACCGCCCAGGTGCCACCCGGCTCGACGTTCAAGATGGTCAGCGCGCTCGGGCTGCTGGACCGCGGCGCGGTGACCGCCGACGCGACGGTCCCCTGCCCGAAGACGTTCGTGGTGGACGGCCGGTCCTTCAAGAACTCGGACGACTTCGTCCTCGGGCCGGTCCCGTTCCGCACCGACTTCGCGAAGTCCTGCAACACCGCGTTCGCCTCGCTGGCACCGAAACTCGGCCCGGACGGGCTGGTCACCACGGGTCGTACCCTCGGTCTGGAATCGACCTGGGACCTCGGCGCGGACGTCTTCACCGGGAAGGTCTCCACCGGCGGTTCGGCCACCGAGCAGGCCGCCGCCGCGATCGGCCAGGGCACCACCGTGGTCAGCCCGCTCGCCATGGCCGGCGCCACCGCCGCCGTCGCCCGGGGCCACTGGGAGCAGCCGAAGCTGGTGCTCGACCCCGCCCCGCAGCAGCCGGCCGCGGCCGGACCGCAGCTCAGGCCCGAGTCCGTCACGGCCCTGAAGACCATGATGCGCGAGGTGGTCACCGCCGGCACCGGCAGCGCGCTGAAGGACGTCCCCGGCCAGCCGGTGTACGGCAAGACCGGCACCGCCGAGTACGACAACAACCCGGCCCACACCCACGCCTGGTTCGTCGGCTGGCAGGGTGACGTGGTGTTCGCGGTCTTCGTCGAGCAGGGCGGCTCCAGCACCACCAGCGCGGTCCCCATCGCCGAACGCTTCCTCCGCGCCCTCCCGCCCCGCTGA
- a CDS encoding methylmalonyl-CoA mutase, producing the protein MNADEIAAGRARWQARYDAARKRDADFTTLSGTPVEPVYGPPEGTAYPGFERIGWPGEFPYTRGLHPTGYRGRTWTIRQFAGFGNAQQTNERYKMILGAGGGGLSVAFDMPTLMGRDSDDPQALGEVGHCGVAIDSAADMEVLFDGIDLAGVTTSMTISGPAVPVFCMYLVAAERQGADLSRLDGTLQTDIFKEYIAQKEWLFDPEPHLRLIGDLMEYCAAEIPRYKPLSVSGYHIREAGATAAQELAYTLADGFGYVELGLSRGLDVNVFAPGLSFFFDSHVDFFEEIAKFRAARRIWARWLRDVYGATSEKALWLRFHTQTAGVSLTAQQPVNNVVRTAVEALAAVLGGTNSLHTNALDETLALPTDESAEIALRTQQVLMEETGVVNVADPLGGSWYVEALTDSIEAEAEEIFARIRQLGGEGPHQIGPMTSGILRGIEDGWFTGHIAESAFVYQQALEKGDKRIVGVNCHTGTLAKDLEILRISHEVELEQRRVLAERKTARDDAAVKAAIARMVEVGRTDGNMIPAMLDAVRAEATLGEICDALRAEWGVYREPARF; encoded by the coding sequence ATGAACGCCGACGAGATCGCCGCCGGACGGGCACGCTGGCAGGCCCGGTACGACGCCGCGCGCAAGCGGGACGCCGACTTCACCACCCTGTCCGGAACGCCCGTGGAGCCGGTGTACGGCCCGCCCGAGGGCACCGCGTACCCGGGCTTCGAGCGGATCGGCTGGCCGGGCGAGTTCCCGTACACCCGGGGGCTCCACCCGACCGGCTACCGCGGGCGGACCTGGACCATCCGGCAGTTCGCCGGCTTCGGCAACGCCCAGCAGACCAACGAGCGCTACAAGATGATCCTCGGCGCGGGCGGCGGGGGGCTCTCCGTCGCCTTCGACATGCCCACCCTGATGGGCCGCGACTCGGACGACCCGCAGGCGCTCGGCGAGGTCGGGCACTGCGGCGTGGCCATCGACTCGGCCGCCGACATGGAGGTGCTCTTCGACGGCATCGACCTGGCCGGCGTGACCACCTCGATGACCATCTCCGGTCCGGCCGTGCCGGTCTTCTGCATGTACCTGGTCGCCGCCGAGCGGCAGGGCGCCGACCTGTCCAGGCTGGACGGCACGCTGCAGACCGACATCTTCAAGGAGTACATCGCGCAGAAGGAGTGGCTCTTCGACCCCGAGCCGCACCTGCGCCTCATCGGCGACCTGATGGAGTACTGCGCCGCCGAGATCCCGCGCTACAAGCCGCTCTCCGTCTCCGGCTACCACATCCGCGAGGCCGGCGCGACCGCCGCGCAGGAGCTGGCGTACACCCTCGCCGACGGGTTCGGGTACGTCGAGCTGGGCCTGTCGCGCGGGCTGGACGTCAACGTCTTCGCCCCCGGCCTGAGCTTCTTCTTCGACTCCCACGTGGACTTCTTCGAGGAGATCGCCAAGTTCCGCGCGGCCCGCCGGATCTGGGCCCGCTGGCTGCGCGACGTCTACGGGGCCACCAGCGAGAAGGCGCTCTGGCTGCGGTTCCACACGCAGACCGCCGGAGTGTCGCTGACCGCCCAGCAGCCGGTCAACAACGTGGTCCGCACCGCCGTCGAGGCGCTGGCCGCGGTGCTCGGCGGCACCAACTCGCTGCACACCAACGCCCTGGACGAGACCCTCGCGCTGCCCACCGACGAGTCCGCCGAGATCGCCCTGCGTACCCAGCAGGTGCTGATGGAGGAGACCGGCGTGGTCAACGTGGCCGACCCGCTCGGCGGCTCCTGGTACGTCGAGGCGCTCACCGACTCCATCGAGGCGGAGGCGGAAGAGATCTTCGCCCGGATCCGCCAGCTCGGTGGCGAGGGCCCGCACCAGATCGGCCCGATGACCTCCGGCATCCTGCGCGGCATCGAGGACGGCTGGTTCACCGGCCACATCGCCGAGTCCGCCTTCGTCTACCAGCAGGCGCTGGAGAAGGGCGACAAGCGGATCGTCGGGGTCAACTGCCACACCGGCACCCTCGCCAAGGACCTGGAGATCCTGCGCATCTCGCACGAGGTGGAGCTGGAGCAGCGCCGGGTGCTGGCCGAGCGCAAGACCGCCCGGGACGACGCGGCGGTCAAGGCCGCCATCGCCCGCATGGTCGAGGTCGGCCGGACCGACGGCAACATGATCCCCGCCATGCTCGACGCGGTCCGCGCCGAGGCCACCCTCGGCGAGATCTGCGACGCGCTGCGCGCCGAGTGGGGCGTCTACCGCGAGCCCGCCCGCTTCTGA
- a CDS encoding Asp23/Gls24 family envelope stress response protein → MADEATQELSVVPSAVAGGATHVSDEVVEKIAVAAAKSVPGVAELGGDVARFFNAVLDRVGLDQVGDARRGCSAHVTNGAAVVNLVLVIDGGRPVPEVTDGVRAAVTSAVEAYGLRVDEINIRVDDVALGGPAVPST, encoded by the coding sequence ATGGCGGACGAGGCGACCCAGGAGCTGTCGGTGGTGCCGAGCGCGGTGGCGGGCGGCGCGACGCACGTCTCCGACGAGGTGGTGGAGAAGATCGCGGTGGCCGCCGCGAAGTCGGTGCCCGGGGTGGCCGAGCTGGGCGGCGACGTGGCCCGGTTCTTCAACGCGGTGCTCGACCGGGTCGGGCTGGACCAGGTGGGCGACGCGCGGCGGGGCTGCTCGGCGCACGTCACGAACGGGGCCGCCGTGGTCAACCTGGTGCTGGTGATCGACGGCGGCCGGCCGGTGCCCGAGGTGACCGACGGCGTCCGGGCCGCGGTGACGTCGGCGGTCGAGGCGTACGGGCTGCGGGTCGACGAGATCAACATCCGGGTGGACGACGTGGCCCTGGGCGGTCCGGCGGTGCCCTCGACCTGA
- the meaB gene encoding methylmalonyl Co-A mutase-associated GTPase MeaB encodes MLVERARDGDPRAVARLITLVESGDEVLPQVAAALAPYAGQAQVVGLTGSPGVGKSTTTNELVRALRARGHRVGVLAIDPSSPFTGGAILGDRVRMQDHATDPGVYIRSMSSRGHLGGLSAATPQAVRVLEGAGCDVVLVETVGVGQAEVEVASLADTTLVLLAPGMGDAIQAVKAGILEIADVFVVNKADRDGADATVRDIQGMIALGERGPGEWRPQVVRSIAARGEGIDDIAAAIDKHRGWLEQHDELRRRRETRAAAEIEAIALGALRARIGSLRDGTELPTLAAKVAQGALDPYAAADELLAQLGS; translated from the coding sequence ATGCTGGTGGAACGGGCCCGCGACGGTGACCCCCGCGCGGTGGCCCGGCTGATCACCCTGGTCGAGTCCGGCGACGAGGTGCTGCCGCAGGTCGCGGCGGCCCTCGCGCCGTACGCCGGCCAGGCCCAGGTGGTCGGCCTGACCGGCTCGCCGGGCGTGGGCAAGTCCACCACCACCAACGAGCTGGTCCGGGCGCTGCGGGCGCGCGGCCACCGGGTCGGGGTGCTGGCCATCGACCCGTCCAGCCCGTTCACCGGCGGGGCGATCCTCGGCGACCGGGTCCGGATGCAGGACCACGCCACCGACCCGGGCGTCTACATCCGCTCGATGTCCAGCCGGGGCCACCTCGGCGGGCTCTCCGCGGCGACGCCGCAGGCGGTCCGCGTGCTGGAGGGCGCCGGCTGCGACGTGGTGCTGGTGGAGACCGTCGGCGTCGGCCAGGCGGAGGTCGAGGTGGCCTCCCTCGCGGACACCACGCTGGTGCTGCTCGCCCCCGGCATGGGCGACGCGATCCAGGCGGTCAAGGCCGGCATCCTGGAGATCGCCGACGTCTTCGTGGTCAACAAGGCCGACCGGGACGGCGCCGACGCCACCGTCCGCGACATCCAGGGCATGATCGCGCTGGGCGAGCGCGGCCCGGGGGAGTGGCGACCGCAGGTGGTCCGGTCGATCGCCGCCCGGGGCGAGGGCATCGACGACATCGCCGCCGCCATCGACAAGCACCGCGGCTGGCTGGAGCAGCACGACGAGCTGCGCCGCCGCCGGGAGACGCGGGCCGCCGCCGAGATCGAGGCCATCGCGCTCGGCGCGCTGCGCGCCCGGATCGGTTCGCTGCGCGACGGTACGGAACTGCCGACGCTCGCCGCGAAGGTGGCGCAGGGCGCACTCGACCCGTACGCGGCGGCCGACGAACTGCTGGCGCAGCTCGGCTCCTGA